The genomic interval AAACCTAATCCAGATATGCTGGATCTAAAAAAGAAAATGCCACTAACCAATACCTGATTAAATGCCAAATGCATCAGAATTGGAACTCTTTCAGCTTCTAATGGTAACACAAAAGCAAATAATAAAATGCAAAGACCATAAATTATGGAAAGTATAATTTTAACACCAGCAAAATCTTTATATTCAAGGTGTATTGTTTTCCGATTTTGGCTTACATATCGATTCGTATAATTTTGGATGCCAAAATCATTAATAAATTGAAAAAGTAAAGTAAAATTAAGTAATTGAAAATAGATTCCATAAGATTCTGTCCCCAATTTCAATTGCATTTGTCGGTCTATTCCTAATAAATAAAAGGCTTTTATCAATAGACCTAGTACCAATAGGATTAAAATATTAATTGCAAATTCTCTTTTCATTGTAATCGCACAAGATACAAACTGAAAAGACTTGAAAAAGAGCTAATCCTATATTTATATCTAAGGCGCATGTTTTTATAGACCTCAGATAAGCAGCCTCTTAAAAATGTTAGTTATAAATAGGTATTGATTCTTTATTATTTGATGATATTTTGATTTGATATGTTTAAATGAATTATTTTGGAGCTCTAATTCAAGTTCATGAGTCGTTCTGCTTTTCAAAATAGACAGATTTTATTATTTGTTTTTATATTATCTACTGCTTCTCAAAGTTTTGCACAAAGTATTCGCTTTCAAAAGACCTATGCGCCTGAAGCTTTCAAAGCAGGTGTCAAAAATAAAGATGCAAGTTTTTACGATGTTGAAACACTTTCAGATGATGGATTTGCTACCCTTGGCTTTTTAACAGATAGTTTAAATCGTTCTGAAGGATTTATAGCTCGATATGACTGTACTGGAAAGACCCTGTGGACAAAAGTATTAGGTGCTTCTGGGGCACCAACGAATACCAATGCCGGTATTGTAGAAACTGATCAAGGAGATCTTGTTTTCAGTTTTAATTTAGGTACTGGCTTTTTTAGAGCATCTATTTTGTGTGGTAAAATAGCGAAGGATGGACAGATAATCTGGATGAAGCGTATCGGAAATAATACTGAATTTGGCCGGGATATTGTAAAGACCCCAGATGGTGGTTTTGTGATTGTAGGGAGTACTGGATTTTATGGAACCGATTTTCAAGCAGACGATATTTATATGCTAAAATTAGATGCAAATGGTAACATCCTTTGGACTAAAACATTTGGAAATCCAGCAGGAACTTATGACGAAGCATTTGCTGTAAAATTAGACTCTAAAAATAATTTAATTGTAACTGGCAGATGTATTGCAGACACTACATTTCAAGCATTTATTTTAAAAACAGATCCTTCTGGAATTCCAATCCAATTTAAAACCTATGGTTACCATAATCAACGAACAAATGCCTTTGATATATTGGTAGACAAAGAAGATAATTATCTCATAACCGGATTTACAACAATCCTTGAAACAGATCATACTTCGGCTGAAAGTGATCCTTATTTGATTAAAGTGGATAGTGCTTTAAACCTCATATTTGCAAATGTATATGAAGTAAATGTTGGTAGAGATTTTAGTACTATTGGGGAAGGTCTTTGTTTATTGGATGATGGTGGTTATGCAATTGGTGTGAGTACTTCTTCATTCTCTAATCATGACATATCTGGTCCAAGTGCGCCAAATAAAAATGCCTTGTATATAATCCGTAAAGATGGTTCCATTCGGAAGGCATTCCTTTATAATATGCATGGTTCTCAGTACACCCGGGTGAGAAAAAGTAGTATGGGTTCTGTATTGTTAGGTGGATTTTCAAGAGCCTATACTGATAAAAATGTAAGCCAGGGATTAATTATTAAAACAGATAATTTCTTTTTTTCAGGATGTAATGACATTGATGTTACACCAGAATTAACACTTTATAAGCCAAGCTGGCAAATCGCTGATTTTAAATATCAAACGAAATCTGGAAACAAAGTACTAGACTACATTAATGTTAAAGATTCATTGATAAAAGATTTTGTTGTTTGCGAAGAAATACCATTACTAACACCAGATTTTGAAGGGCCTCAAAGTATTTGTCCGGGGCAAGCTCGTTTTATAGACCAATCCGGTGGACCTGGTATAAAATATTGGATCGTAGATCAGGATACAATACATAAGGATGGAAATTTAGATTATTTTTTTAACACACCAGGTATCCATACAGTTACACTCGTATTACAATTTAGTTGTGTAATAAAAACACTATCAAAAACAATTGAAGTATTGCCAGCGTTTCAAGATACAATTAAAGAAACAATATGTCCGGGCGTAACTTATAATTTTAAAGGTAATAATTACACTAGTGAAGGTATTTATACTGTAAGTTTACCAGGGACAAATGGACAATGTGATTCTATTTTTGTACTTGATTTAAAATTTTTGCAGCGATTACAATGGAGTGAGAATCATGAATTTTGTGGATCAGAATTTAAAATTTATGATAAAACATTTACCCAATCAAATTCAAATGCGAATGTGATTCTAAAAAATCAGCAAGGCTGTGATAGTTTAGAAATTAAATTAAACGTGACGAAAATATTTTTAGATTCAATAGTAGATTTGGATCCAAAGAATCCAATAGATACACTTTATTTTTGCGATACTATACGGATTGGAAGTAAATTATTTACTACAGCTGGAAGTTATACCAATGAAATCGTAGACACACTAAATGATTGTGTTCTTTTGAAAATTAATGTGACCTTAATTAATAATTGTTTTTGCCTTGAGTTTCCAAATTTATTTACACCTGAAAATGGGGACGATCTCAATGATGAATTCAAGCCCTATAATCATTGTGGTGAAATTATTGAAGCCTTTAAATTAAATGTATTTAATCGATGGGGTCAAAAAGTTTTTGAATCGAATGATTATAAACTAGGCTGGGATGGTCGCTTTAAGTCTGTACAAGCACCACCCGAAACCTATATGTATCATGCTGAATATAAAATTCGATTTACTGATCGTACACCGATTCAAAAAAGTCAAAAAGGTGCTGTCTCATTAATTCGGTAATTAAAGGTTTTTCAAAAGCAAGGATAGCGCATTGCAATACGATATTAACGGCAGGTATTCGCTTAAATTATATTGATATTCAAACTATTGTTAAGATATTTCGATTTAAATCCGAGTTTTAAATCTGTATTAAAACTTAATTACCAGCCAATGTAAGAATAGAATAAGGTTGATGATGATACCAATTCTTTGATTCTTCACTTCAGCATCAAAAAGAGAAGGATAGAATACCTGATAATAATTTAGTATTTATTCCTTTTTCCTATCCGGTTTTCTCTTCTTTCTTTCAATTTGCGAATTACTTCTTGGTTAAATTCCATTTCAGCAGGTTCTAATTTTGCAAGTTTTTTTGATGGTAAAATGGCTTTAAATTTTTCGTAATAATTCTTTTTAAGCGAAAGTTCTTTTTCCTGAATATTAAATTGATCTTCTAAAGCTTTTTTAGATTCTTCATCTGTCATTTCGTTTTTGCGTGCATCCCTTTTATGAAAGATCAGATCCTTACGCAATTCCATTCTCTTTTTTGAGAATTCATTATAGACTGGCCAAAAATGAGTTGATTCTTCTGTAGTCAGATCTAGTTTATTTGTTAAAAATGCAACCCGCATGGCTTCCATTTTTTCCATCATTCGTTGTTTACCTTCAGGACGCATCTCTGGATCGTCTTGAGCAGTTCCAATGATAAGCTTGCTTATCAGGAAAAGGGTGATAAAAAATATTCGTTTCATAGATTTCGATTTAAAATTTCTTAATTATTATTATTCAAATAGCTCAATGATAAAATCGGATGTTTCATCATCCATAGTCTCCATGATTTCAAGAGAATTGAGTTCATCTTCATTTAAAATACTTGCCAAACTTTGATGTTCAAATTCATTCGAGTAGGTAGAAACATACTCTAATAATTCTTCTTCCGAGCTCGCTGCCAAATAATCAACATGGGTGGATGTGTTATATAAATTCATAACAAACCAGGAAATGACTATAACGAAACTTGCAGCAGCACTAAAGACCCAAAGCTTTTTAAAAGAGCCTGGTATTATTTTTGAATTTTGTTTTAATTTTATTTTTGATAATACTTTATCTGAAAAATTTTCAAAATATCCATTGGGAACTTTAAAGACGTTTTGATTCAATTCTTGAGGGATCGCTTCTTTTTCAATGCGATCCATAATTCTATTTGTTAAATTCTCAAAATAGTTGACTGGTAATTGAAAAACATTAGAATTGTACTGTTCTATTTTGTTTTCTTTGTGAATCCGATCTAGAATATGATCTGGAAATTTTGTAAAATAGTCTGCAGGTAATTTAAATATAGTTGGATTGATTTTATTTAAAAATTCATCTTGTTTGGCACGAACTATAATACCATCTGTTAAATCTGTAAAATAAGCATTCGGCACTATAAACGGATTAGAATGTTTTAATATTTCCTCGTGTGGTAATTTGGGATCTTCATGTATATTTAAAGAATCGTTCATTTTTAAATTAGTTCTTTTATTTTAAAATAGTCTTCAATTTTTTTAATTGCATGATGATACGAAGCTTTCAAAGCACCTTCTGAAGTTTGTAATACTTCAGACATTTCTTTGTAAGACATTTCATCGTGATAGCGCAATAAAAATACCTGTTTTTGTTTCTCTGGCAGTCTTGTTAAAGCTTCTTGCAAATGAAGTTGAATTTGATCACCATCAAAATATGGATCCGCTTTTAATTGACTAATTGCAGGATGCTCCTCCTGGTTTTCTACAAAATCATATTGGAATTTTTTATTCCGTTCGATAAAAGTCAAACTTTCATTCGTAGCGATTCGGTATAGCCAGGTAAACAGACTGCTTTTTTGTTCGAATTGTTCGATGCTTCTATATACTTTTATAAAGGTATTTTGGAGGACATCATCGGCATCATCATGCGATAAAACCATTCTCCGAATATGCCAATACAGCTTTTGTTGAAATTTTTCAACTAAGGCCCTGAATCCTTTTTCTAAAGATTCCGGTTTACTGATCCATTCAAGGATAATTTGGTCTTCCAGTATTGTATTTCCTGCCATCTGTATGTAAGACTTTAATTATTAGATTTCGTTTAATTCAGTTGATTAAAATCATCCAATTTATCAAGGTAAAGAATGGTTTTGCCATCTATATATTCAAACATAGGCTGAAACTTGGCATTATATATAATACTTTCATAATGGTAAGACTGCATAGAATGAACCATTTGATTGTAGGTTTCGTCAAACCCTTTTATCATTACCAAAACCTCCATATGATATTTTGAAACTTCATTAAGTTGAAGTTCATAAAGAGGACTTTTTTCATCAATGGCATGATTCAAAGTCCAATTCAGCGGAAAAAGTGCAATTTTATTGATTTCCAAAGGTAAATTTCTTAAAATCCTGTTATTTGAATCTTCTGGTGTAAAGGATATAATTAAGTTGGCTTCCATATCAATTAAAGTATTCGTAAGTGCATTTGCAATTCTAAGTTGAAGGCCATATCCTTCTTTGAAAGGAGCAATCAATACATTTTTAGAATACAATATTTTGGCTTGTGGTTTACTAAATTTTGCATAAACAAGACCCGTTATAATCGCAAAAGTCAATAATCCGGCTAAGGCCTCCATTCCAGCAATACCTGAGATTAGAAAGCCTTTTGGGTGCAAGCCTCCATAGCCTACTGTGGTAAATGTTTGCACACTAAAAAAGAAACATTGATAAAATTCAGTCCATTTTGAACCCATCTCAACACCCATAATCTGTTCAGAACCAATAAGATAATAGATAGAGCCAAAAATCAGGTTGATGACAATATAATAGAGGACAATGAGGAGTAAAAATTGAATCCAGGACATTTCAATTAATTCATGAAACTGACTTCTACCAGGTACACCAATTCTAAGAATATTAAATTTGCCATCATCCGTAATCATACGATTTTGAGTTTGGTTATAGGATTTTCCAAAACCAAAGTCTTCTTTAGTAGGGTCTATTCTTTCTGCTGGATTTATTTGTTCTTTCATTAACTTTGAATTGTTTGTGAAATATATTGCCAATTGTAATATTGCAATGATAAAGAATAATCAATAAATCATGGGATGGTTTGCTAGGACGATATTGAAACTAATTGGGTGGAAGGCAACGGGGCATGAAAAATTGTTTAATCTTCCAAAATACATCATCGCAATAGGTCCACATACTTCAAATTGGGATTTTCCATTGGGAATTTTGATACGGGCTGCATATGGGCTTTACAAAGTACGATTTTTAGGTAAAGAAAGTCTTTTTAAGCCACCTTTTGGATTCATTTTCAGAGCATTAGGCGGGTATCCTGTAGTTAGAAGTAAGCATATAAACCAAGTGGATTCTTATATTCAAGTATTTAATGAGAACCCAGAGTTTGCAATTGTGGTTGCCCCAGAAGGTACTAGAAAAAAGGTCGACCGCTTAAAAACGGGTTTCTATTATATTGCGAAAGGTGCAAACATCCCAATTATACCAACGATTATGAATTATGAAACGAAGTCAGTAGACTTCAGCAATGCCTTTTATGCTGGCAACAGCGACCAAGAGGATATCCGCAGTTTAGAAGATTTTTTCAGAAACCGACCGGGTAAATACCCCGAATTAAGTTTTTAAATAAATAGTTTTTCAAGAATTTAACCTTTCTTTAAAATGCTAGTCCAATGACTAATAATATCTTTATACCAGAATTGACAAGATGAAAAAATACATTTACTTTCTTTTTTTAATGACCGCTATCTCTATCCTAACAATGTCAAATAGGAAAGGTCGAGCCACAACTGTAGGTTTAGGTAGCACGGGTGCACCCGGAGATGATAATACGGTATGTCAGTCTTGTCATAATGGTCCAACAGACATCGAAGTTAAAATTTTTGTTTTAGATCAGGCTGATACAATTACTAAATATGAAGCTAATAAGACCTATCAAATTCATGTTAGAGTAAATCATGCTGGAGGAAATGTCCCGAAAGCACATGGATTTCAAATGACCTTATTAAAAGCGATAAAAGGTCAGAATGGAGAAAATTTGAAAGATATCACTCCGATCAGTCAAAATGTAAAATTAGTAACCATTAGAAATGGTCGACTTTATGCAGAGCAAACCGATAGAAGTGCAACCAATTTATTTGAAGTACAATGGAAAGCACCACTTCCTGGTTCAGGACCTATAACGATTTATGCTGGGGGCACTGGAGTAAATTCCAATGATTCTGATAGTGGAGATGGGGGTTCTAGAACGTCCTTACAAGTGGACGAGGCATTGCCTTCTTCTGCAGATAATACTGGAATTAACAAAGTGTCTATTTTTCCAAATCCTTTTGTTGATAAATTTTATATCCAGGGAAATTTAGAGGATGTAAAAGAATTAGAAATTATGAATTTGTTTGGTTCTTCCGTTGGTTATTTTAAGTTATATGAATCCAATAGAACCATTGATTTAAGCAATTTAAATGATGGTATTTATTTTGCAAAATTTATAAATCATCAAAATAAGATTCTTAAAACGCAGAAATTAATTAAGAAAACACAACGTCCATAGTGACCTCTATTTATGGGTGATGAATTGCTACCGGAATATTCTGAACAATTTCTTGAAAATCAGGATTTGGAGAATCAATGGATTCAATCTATAAAACTTCGGGTAGAAGAATTATTAGAAAAAGATCCTGGATTATTATTTAGTCATTTGTATCGATTGGATGTTGATGAAGGAATCCTTAAAAACATTCTTAGTTCAGAAAGCTCTGTTAATTTATCAGAAGCCATTTCACGTGAAATCTGGAAAAGACAAAAATCCAGAATTATAAGTCGCAAAAACAATCCGCAAAATATTATGCTGGATCCTGATTATTTCTAGCAGAATTTTAATACGCTATAAAATTCAATAAATTTTTTAATATGGAGCTAATTTAGAGATTCCAATTATATTAATTTAAATAATTTATTGGAACATATGCACTGCAAGATTTTTTATTTTGCCAATCGAATGGTATTTTCTAAATATCCTGGTCGCCTGCTACTTGCTTCAAGTTGAATTCTTTTAGTAGCGATAAGGCGTTCTTTCGGACTGAATAGAAAAATTTGTGGTTGTTGAATATATAAAATTTCTTGAAACTGTAAATAAGCAAGATTGCGTTCTTCTTCATTCTTGGTTGTACGAATAATTTGAATTAATGAATCTGTTTCAGAAGTCGCAAAACCACATCGATTAGAACCACCTGGTTTAGCATTGCTACTATGCCAACTTTGATAAGGATCAAATAAGGAAGGGGATTGTTTGCCGGTTAATACGGCAATTTCAAAATTTCGTTCATTTAAATCTTTTAGAATTAATGCAAACTCCTTCGTTTCAGGTTTTATTTCTATTCCAACTTTTTTAGCTTCCTCTTGAAGCAAAAGGGCTAATTTTTTTCCGGTTTCACTTGAAACTAAGAGTTTGAATGATAGTGTGATTAGCTTATTATTTATTTTTTTATCAAGTATACCATCTTTATTACTATCTGACCAACCGGCATTTTGTAAAATCGCTTTAGCGGAATCAGAATTTAATGAAATTGGTTTAAGACGCTGATTATAATAAATCCGGGATGGATGTATGGGTCCAACAATAGGATCTGCAAGACCATGCATTATGTTTTTTATAAATCCAGGAATGTCAATTAATCGTGCAAGTGCATTTCGAATGGCAGGTTCCGAAAGGGAAGTTTTTGATGTATTCAGTTCAAGATAAGTATATTGAAAAACGCCGGGAGTAAAAAATTGTAATTTATTTTGATTTGTATTATCAGATTGAAGTGCATTAAATTGTTTTGGTGATATTTCAGTAGCTAAATCTATACTACCCTCTTTTAATGCAAGAATAGTAGCTGTTTCATCGGGCATGATTAAATATTCAATTCGGTCAGGGTAAGATTGTAACATTGAAATGCTTTCTGCAATTTTTGTTCCCCACCAGTTTGATTTTTTTTGCAACACAATTTTTGAGCTTGCATCCCAGCTTTCCAATCGATAGGGTCCTGAACCGGCAATTTTGCTTTTACACATTTCTGCAGTTTGAAAAGCATCAGCAAATTTTTGTAATTCCAGAAGTTCTTGTGGTGACCAGGAACTGCTATCTTTTGTAATGAGATCGGCTACTTGATATTTGTTCATAATTTTTTCAGGATCATAAACAGCTTCAGGATAAAGATTTATATTGCCAGCTATTTCTGCACCTAAAATATAATTTTTTTTGATTTGGATGATTAAGTGTTTTGGTTGTGATGGATTTAATTTTATAGCTACTATATTTTTTAGAAAACCTTTCCATGTAGGATTTTTAATAAATGGATTCAAAGCGGCTTTCACAGTGAATGCATAATCGCTCGCAGTAATTGGGCTTCCATCATCCCAAACTGCTTCCGGACGAATATCACTTTCGAATGTAGTCATGGTGTCATTCGTTTCAGTAACTCTTGGAATATCTAATACTAATAATGGAGTTAATTCGATTTTATCCATGCTATATTCAATCATGGGTAACATGATCAAGGGTTCAATTTGAGTTGCAGAACTCGATTGAGATACTATTGGATGTAAACAATCCACATCTTCCTTTAAGCGAATTCTCAATGTAAATCCTGAATCTTTTTTATCAGGATTGCACGAGGAATAAAATAAACTAAAAATTAAACTAAATACAATAAGAATAAAATTGAATTTCGAAAACCAATATCTTAGGCAATCTGTTAGCTTATTCATATAACGGTATTTAATCGTGTACTTAAACTAATATTAAAGTCGGTAAAGATACAAAATTGCAATGAAAAAAATACTCATAGCAGGTGGATCCGGTTTGGTTGGTCAAAGTTTATCAAAGGCCTTTTTGCAACAAGGAGATGATGTAAACTGGCTAAGTCGCAATCAGCAAGAGACCCGATATAAAAGTTATTATTGGAATCCTGAAACCAATGAAATCGATAAGAATTCTTTTCATTCACAAGATGTGCTTATCCAATTGGCTGGGTGTTCAATTGGTGACAAACCATGGTCGAATCAAAGAAAAAAGGAAATTGTAAATTCTAGAATTCAAGCTATTCAAACCATATACAATCATTTAAAAACTGAGCATATTAGAATTCCTCAAATTATACAAGTCTCTGCAATTGGATATTATGGAGATCGCGAGGATGAAAATTTAAGCGAAAACGCCTCCCCCGGAAAGCATGGATTTTTAGCAGAAGTCTGCAAAGAATGGGAGCAAGAAGCAATGCGCCTTCAAGAATTTACAGATCATTTTTGCATTATAAGAATAGGGCTTTATTTGAGTACTAAAGGCGGCATTTGGCCTAAAATGATTCAGACTACACCTTTTCATTTATTAAATTATTTTGGTTCTGGTAAGCAATATTATTCCTGGATACAT from Saprospiraceae bacterium carries:
- a CDS encoding TIGR01777 family protein — its product is MKKILIAGGSGLVGQSLSKAFLQQGDDVNWLSRNQQETRYKSYYWNPETNEIDKNSFHSQDVLIQLAGCSIGDKPWSNQRKKEIVNSRIQAIQTIYNHLKTEHIRIPQIIQVSAIGYYGDREDENLSENASPGKHGFLAEVCKEWEQEAMRLQEFTDHFCIIRIGLYLSTKGGIWPKMIQTTPFHLLNYFGSGKQYYSWIHFEDFNRAVSFLIDKQLDGIFNMTAPNPIANKAFMNQIKNQFTKWMLLIGIPQFVLKLILGEQIELLMTSAYVLPTGLQAQGFQFKFESSEKAIKNLLKEG
- a CDS encoding RNA polymerase sigma factor, with translation MAGNTILEDQIILEWISKPESLEKGFRALVEKFQQKLYWHIRRMVLSHDDADDVLQNTFIKVYRSIEQFEQKSSLFTWLYRIATNESLTFIERNKKFQYDFVENQEEHPAISQLKADPYFDGDQIQLHLQEALTRLPEKQKQVFLLRYHDEMSYKEMSEVLQTSEGALKASYHHAIKKIEDYFKIKELI
- a CDS encoding transporter, producing MKEQINPAERIDPTKEDFGFGKSYNQTQNRMITDDGKFNILRIGVPGRSQFHELIEMSWIQFLLLIVLYYIVINLIFGSIYYLIGSEQIMGVEMGSKWTEFYQCFFFSVQTFTTVGYGGLHPKGFLISGIAGMEALAGLLTFAIITGLVYAKFSKPQAKILYSKNVLIAPFKEGYGLQLRIANALTNTLIDMEANLIISFTPEDSNNRILRNLPLEINKIALFPLNWTLNHAIDEKSPLYELQLNEVSKYHMEVLVMIKGFDETYNQMVHSMQSYHYESIIYNAKFQPMFEYIDGKTILYLDKLDDFNQLN
- a CDS encoding 1-acyl-sn-glycerol-3-phosphate acyltransferase — protein: MGWFARTILKLIGWKATGHEKLFNLPKYIIAIGPHTSNWDFPLGILIRAAYGLYKVRFLGKESLFKPPFGFIFRALGGYPVVRSKHINQVDSYIQVFNENPEFAIVVAPEGTRKKVDRLKTGFYYIAKGANIPIIPTIMNYETKSVDFSNAFYAGNSDQEDIRSLEDFFRNRPGKYPELSF
- a CDS encoding gliding motility-associated C-terminal domain-containing protein, giving the protein MSRSAFQNRQILLFVFILSTASQSFAQSIRFQKTYAPEAFKAGVKNKDASFYDVETLSDDGFATLGFLTDSLNRSEGFIARYDCTGKTLWTKVLGASGAPTNTNAGIVETDQGDLVFSFNLGTGFFRASILCGKIAKDGQIIWMKRIGNNTEFGRDIVKTPDGGFVIVGSTGFYGTDFQADDIYMLKLDANGNILWTKTFGNPAGTYDEAFAVKLDSKNNLIVTGRCIADTTFQAFILKTDPSGIPIQFKTYGYHNQRTNAFDILVDKEDNYLITGFTTILETDHTSAESDPYLIKVDSALNLIFANVYEVNVGRDFSTIGEGLCLLDDGGYAIGVSTSSFSNHDISGPSAPNKNALYIIRKDGSIRKAFLYNMHGSQYTRVRKSSMGSVLLGGFSRAYTDKNVSQGLIIKTDNFFFSGCNDIDVTPELTLYKPSWQIADFKYQTKSGNKVLDYINVKDSLIKDFVVCEEIPLLTPDFEGPQSICPGQARFIDQSGGPGIKYWIVDQDTIHKDGNLDYFFNTPGIHTVTLVLQFSCVIKTLSKTIEVLPAFQDTIKETICPGVTYNFKGNNYTSEGIYTVSLPGTNGQCDSIFVLDLKFLQRLQWSENHEFCGSEFKIYDKTFTQSNSNANVILKNQQGCDSLEIKLNVTKIFLDSIVDLDPKNPIDTLYFCDTIRIGSKLFTTAGSYTNEIVDTLNDCVLLKINVTLINNCFCLEFPNLFTPENGDDLNDEFKPYNHCGEIIEAFKLNVFNRWGQKVFESNDYKLGWDGRFKSVQAPPETYMYHAEYKIRFTDRTPIQKSQKGAVSLIR
- a CDS encoding T9SS type A sorting domain-containing protein, which encodes MSNRKGRATTVGLGSTGAPGDDNTVCQSCHNGPTDIEVKIFVLDQADTITKYEANKTYQIHVRVNHAGGNVPKAHGFQMTLLKAIKGQNGENLKDITPISQNVKLVTIRNGRLYAEQTDRSATNLFEVQWKAPLPGSGPITIYAGGTGVNSNDSDSGDGGSRTSLQVDEALPSSADNTGINKVSIFPNPFVDKFYIQGNLEDVKELEIMNLFGSSVGYFKLYESNRTIDLSNLNDGIYFAKFINHQNKILKTQKLIKKTQRP